The genomic interval GTTTTTAAAAAATTTCGATATTGAGTTACTATTTGTCAGTATTTATAATTAGCTTTGTTAAGGGAAGTTACATATATCATCGTATTCTACTATTTGACTATCACTTTAAAATCACCTCTTTAGCATGAAAATTATCATTTTTTGCTGACCAAAGAGTTAGTTTAGAGAATACCTTGTACTCTGGGAGGAGCAAATATGCGTATTATTGTAAAAGCAATGGCTGTGGGGGCTCTTGCATTGGGAATGTCTGGTGGATTTGTTTCATTTGATTCAGTAAATGTGGTAGAGACCGCTACAGCATCAACTGTTAATTCTGGAAACACTAAACAGAATTCAAAAAAGAAAAAAAACACGACTAAGAAGAAAGCAGTAGTCAAAAAAAGACTGTCTCTAAAAAGAAAAACGTTACTAAGAAAAAAACAACTGTCAAAAAAAAGGCTGTCTCTAAAAAGAAAAACGTTACTAAGAAAAAAGTAACTGTCAAAAAAAAGGCTGTCTCTAAAAACAAAAACATCACTGTTAAAAAGAAGGTTGTAAAGAAAAAAGCTCTAACAAATCACGATATTAAAAAGATCAAAGCAGATAACGTTACTCGTATTAACACTGCCAACATGATCAAAGTACGTAAAGATAATGATGCCAAAGCAATCAAAAAGAACGATGCAACATTGAAAAAGCTCTATGAAAAAAAGAAAAAAGAGCAACAAAATATTGCATCATTGAGTCGTGCAGTGGCTGTTAAAACACCAAGAGTCCACGTGGCCACGCCAAATACAGATTCTAATAATCCTGCTAAAGCATATACGGGTAATCATCTAATTACCCGCCATGAAAATTTACCTACCAAAATCGTGAATCCAAAAGTACCACGATCAAAGCAAAATAACGCAACGACATTTGCCTACTATGGTTACCAAAAAACATCTGCTGATAAAACCAACAAGATTAATGGCAAATTAACAGAAAATCAACAAAAAGAAATCAGCAATTACGCACTAACATTAGTTAATTCATATTTAAAAGACCAAGGATTAGCTCCTGTTAGACGTTCAAATTCTATGGACACTAACATGAAAAAACTCATTAATCGTCGTGAAAAAGCCAAAATTGGGTTTAATCATACTGACTGGGGTTTCGCTGAAAAAACATTTACTAAAAAAACTGGACTAGATTATTCTGGTGAGAATTTAGGCGGTATTCTAGCTAATGATTCAACTACCCTGTTAGAACTTAAAGTTGGTGTCTTAAATTCAATTACCACAATGATTTACCAAGATGGATATGCCAAATGGGGACATCGTGAATTATTCAAGAAGTCTGCTGGAAAATATGTCAGTGCTGGTATCGAACAAAACCGAGGACACTATTCAAATTGGTTTAGATACATGTTTGTTTTTGGACTAGCACATCAACGAGGGAATGTTAAAGTACAACCAGCTGCAATCTCTTTTGCCTCAACATATCGCAAGCACCTTGCTCCTAGTAAAGAAACAGCAAATTTAAATGCCGCCAAGAAACGTTTAGCTGATATTGATCGTCAGATTAATTCTCGTAATAATGTCCTTGATCGGAATATGAAGAAACAATTAGCTGCTCATCGAGCAGAATTTAATAAATCAAAGTCTGCAGCTGATAAAATCATGATTGCAAAACTGAACAAAGTTTAGCCATTTTGAGTATCAAAAATGATTGATAAAAAAGCCACGAACAGTTGTTCGTGGCTTTTTTATCTTCGATATTTAATTTAAAATCATGTTTCACGTGAAACCCTCCAATCATTTTCCAGTATTAGCTACTTTGCGTATATTTAGAGATGGTTTGTCATTAATCTTTCATATAAGCCTGTTTAAGCATCGTTTCATCGATTTTCACTCTTTGCTTAGGCAAAAGAATGTTCAACCAATTTAATGCCTTAGAGGTAAGTATATGGCAATTCTCAGCTAATTCATTTTGAAACATGTTTGAGGTAGTCAATTACCGCCCCTCTTAATCATGTTTCACGTGAAACATTTTATTAAACAAAAAAACCTTTGAATTAAATTTCTCTAAAACAAAGGCTTTTTAATAGCTGCTAAAAGTAGCTATATATTAGAAACAAGATTAGAAGCTAAACTTGTTTCCGTTTTCTTCCTTGATGTACTTTGAAGTCAAACCTTCAGCTTCAAGGAATTCGCGGAATGGTACCAAGTCTTCAGCTTCGTACTTTTCCTTGTATGCGTTAACAACTTCTTCGCTGTACAAGTTAGTGTCTAGCTTCAAAGTTTCAACAGGAATTGGACGATCCTTAGTGATCTTGGCGTCGATTACAACAACACGACCTTGGTTGTAGTAGTCAACAGCTTCCTTCATAACACGGTCGATGTCTTCGATCTTGCTTACAGTCAAACCAACAGCACCTTGTGCTTCAGCAACCTTAGCATAATCAACATCAGTAAAGTCTACACCGAAGTTGTACTTGTTAGTATCTTCGTACTTGTTCTTGATGAATCCGTATTCAGTGTTAGTGAAGACAACGTGGATGATAGGCATGTTGTAACGAACGTTTGTAACAACATCAGGGTAAACCATTGAGAACGCACCGTCTCCGGCCAAGTTCCAAACTTGACGGTCAGGGAATGTGTTCTTGGCACCGATAGCACCTGGCAATCCGATTCCCATTGTTGCAAACAATGGTGAAGTACGCCACATGTTCTTAGGAGTCATGTGCAAGTGACGGATTGACATTTGTGTAACGTTACCAACGTCAGTTGAGAAGATAGCATCTTCTGCAGCGTACTTGTTGATGGCGTTGTAAACTTGGTAAGCTTGAAGATCACCTTCAGTCTTTTGTTCCAACTTGTTCATGTATTCACGCCAGTTTTGAACGTTCTTAACGTTAGCGTTCCACCATGCTGATTCTTCAACAGGTGATACTTCAGCAAGAATGGCGTTGATAGCTTCACCAGCATCTCCTAGGATAGCAACGTCAGTTTGGTGACGCTTACCTAGCATTGCAGGGTTGTTATCGATTTGGATGAACTTGTCAACGTTACGGAAAGTTCCTTCAACTTCTGAGAATGGGAAGTTAGTTCCAACGAACAATACTGTGTCAGCTTCAAGAACTGATTCGTTAGCAGGCTTCCAACCAACACGGAAAGTTGATCCAGTGAAGGCTTCGAAGTCCCATTCGAATGTTTCGAAGTTCTTACCAGTAGTGATGATAGGAGCCTTGATCTTACGTGCCAATTCTTGCACAGCAGATCCGTGTCCCATTGTTCCCATACCAGCGTAGATTACTGGACGCTTAGCATCGTTCAACAATGCAGCAGCTTCAGCAATTTCTGATGCTTCAACAGGGGCTGACTTGTAGTTCTTGAACTTTTCACCTGATGAGTACAAAGGTGTTGAGTACAATGAGTCTGCATCCAATTCGGCAAATCCGAAGTCAGCAGGAACTTCAAGTACGGCAACTCCACGCTTAGCAATTGCAGTACGGATGGCATCGTCTACCAAGTGTGGCAATTGTTCAGGAGTAGCAACACGACGGTTGTAAACCGCAATGTTTTCGTACATTGGGTTTTGGTTCAATTCTTGGAATGAGTCCATGTTCAATTCGCGAACAGGCTTTGATCCCAAGATAGCCAATACTGGAATGTTATCCATTGCAGCATCGTACAATCCGTTGATCAAGTGAGTTGCACCAGGTCCAC from Weissella ceti carries:
- the spxB gene encoding pyruvate oxidase — its product is MSDNKMSAGLAALKVMEGWGVDTMYGIPSGTLSGLMNAMGNPENNIKFIQVKHEEVGAMAAVMQYKFGGKLGVTVGSGGPGATHLINGLYDAAMDNIPVLAILGSKPVRELNMDSFQELNQNPMYENIAVYNRRVATPEQLPHLVDDAIRTAIAKRGVAVLEVPADFGFAELDADSLYSTPLYSSGEKFKNYKSAPVEASEIAEAAALLNDAKRPVIYAGMGTMGHGSAVQELARKIKAPIITTGKNFETFEWDFEAFTGSTFRVGWKPANESVLEADTVLFVGTNFPFSEVEGTFRNVDKFIQIDNNPAMLGKRHQTDVAILGDAGEAINAILAEVSPVEESAWWNANVKNVQNWREYMNKLEQKTEGDLQAYQVYNAINKYAAEDAIFSTDVGNVTQMSIRHLHMTPKNMWRTSPLFATMGIGLPGAIGAKNTFPDRQVWNLAGDGAFSMVYPDVVTNVRYNMPIIHVVFTNTEYGFIKNKYEDTNKYNFGVDFTDVDYAKVAEAQGAVGLTVSKIEDIDRVMKEAVDYYNQGRVVVIDAKITKDRPIPVETLKLDTNLYSEEVVNAYKEKYEAEDLVPFREFLEAEGLTSKYIKEENGNKFSF
- a CDS encoding SEC10/PgrA surface exclusion domain-containing protein codes for the protein MIKVRKDNDAKAIKKNDATLKKLYEKKKKEQQNIASLSRAVAVKTPRVHVATPNTDSNNPAKAYTGNHLITRHENLPTKIVNPKVPRSKQNNATTFAYYGYQKTSADKTNKINGKLTENQQKEISNYALTLVNSYLKDQGLAPVRRSNSMDTNMKKLINRREKAKIGFNHTDWGFAEKTFTKKTGLDYSGENLGGILANDSTTLLELKVGVLNSITTMIYQDGYAKWGHRELFKKSAGKYVSAGIEQNRGHYSNWFRYMFVFGLAHQRGNVKVQPAAISFASTYRKHLAPSKETANLNAAKKRLADIDRQINSRNNVLDRNMKKQLAAHRAEFNKSKSAADKIMIAKLNKV